From one Catellatospora sp. IY07-71 genomic stretch:
- a CDS encoding MbtH family protein yields MTNPFEDADGRYLVLVNDEDQHSLWPAFAAVPAGWRTVFGEDTRDACLAYVEANWTDLRPRTLRERMDATA; encoded by the coding sequence ATGACCAACCCGTTCGAAGACGCCGACGGCCGCTACCTGGTGCTCGTCAACGACGAGGACCAGCACTCGCTGTGGCCCGCGTTCGCGGCCGTCCCGGCGGGCTGGCGCACCGTGTTCGGCGAGGACACCCGCGACGCCTGCCTGGCCTACGTCGAGGCCAACTGGACCGACCTGCGCCCACGCACCCTGCGCGAGCGCATGGACGCGACGGCCTGA
- a CDS encoding LuxR C-terminal-related transcriptional regulator, with protein sequence MLESVGLTPQAERVYAAMIRLPGAGVAAVADELELPAAEVRDALRLLAERALVVPAGEGGWRAVGPQAALGALLAEQEAELAARRERLEAVRAWAVALEAEHDLSRPRDELVRLLGTAAVRERLTAAADGVRQECLSFTVDREMSPEALAAAKVNNRQAMSRGVRMRNVYQETVRHDPDNLAFARWMAAHGGHSRTVPLVPFRMVIIDRAVAFLAVNPADSREGALEIRSPAVVNALCVLFEQVWESGTPFGEPPKVAEDGLSAQDQALLRLLDAGHTDESAGRKLGLSARTVRRVIAELTDRMDVESRFQAGAEAVRRGWL encoded by the coding sequence ATGCTGGAGTCCGTCGGGCTGACACCGCAGGCCGAGCGCGTCTACGCCGCCATGATCAGGCTTCCGGGGGCCGGCGTCGCAGCGGTGGCCGATGAGCTGGAGCTGCCCGCCGCCGAAGTGCGGGACGCCCTACGGCTCCTGGCCGAGCGGGCGCTCGTCGTCCCGGCGGGCGAGGGCGGGTGGCGCGCGGTGGGTCCCCAGGCGGCGCTCGGCGCGCTGCTCGCCGAGCAGGAGGCGGAGCTGGCCGCCCGCCGCGAGCGGCTGGAGGCCGTCCGGGCCTGGGCCGTGGCGCTGGAGGCCGAGCACGATCTGAGCCGTCCCCGCGACGAGCTGGTCCGGCTGCTGGGCACGGCCGCCGTGCGGGAACGGCTCACCGCGGCGGCGGACGGGGTGCGGCAGGAATGCCTGAGCTTCACCGTCGACCGCGAGATGAGCCCCGAGGCGCTCGCAGCCGCCAAGGTCAACAATCGGCAGGCGATGTCCCGCGGTGTCCGCATGCGCAACGTCTACCAGGAGACCGTCCGCCATGATCCGGACAACCTGGCGTTCGCCAGGTGGATGGCGGCGCACGGTGGGCACAGCCGTACCGTGCCGCTGGTGCCGTTCCGGATGGTGATCATCGACCGGGCGGTCGCGTTCCTCGCGGTCAACCCGGCGGACTCCCGTGAGGGCGCCCTGGAGATCCGCAGCCCGGCCGTGGTCAACGCGCTGTGCGTGCTGTTCGAGCAGGTGTGGGAGAGCGGGACCCCGTTCGGCGAGCCGCCGAAGGTGGCCGAGGACGGCCTGAGCGCGCAGGACCAGGCGCTGCTGCGGCTGCTGGACGCCGGGCACACGGACGAGTCGGCGGGGCGCAAGCTCGGGTTGTCCGCGCGTACCGTGCGGCGGGTCATCGCCGAGCTCACCGACCGGATGGACGTGGAGAGCCGGTTCCAGGCCGGGGCGGAGGCGGTCCGGCGCGGCTGGCTCTAG
- a CDS encoding AraC family transcriptional regulator — MGPSLRYASLSGYLELSQSLGLDPADLMHGVGLDVMDLAQPDKWVPAGRVARLLELSARESGHDDFGLRLAEYRRASTIGPLSLVLRAEPTLRSGLDLLVRYEHSYNEAIRIRLTEANGLATIRTWFEFGEPAPSRQAEELAVAVLYAILRQFLGAQWQPLAVCFAHPAPAVLDTHTRLLGGRLQFGHGFSGLVIYSRDLDAPNPAADPAARANTPELLRTLAAPRGASTADRVREMVEVLLPTGRCAADEVARAMGVDRRTLHRHLAAAGETFTSIVDGTRAGLAERYLSNDRYRLTEISELLGFAAPSAFSRWFRLQFGDSPSGWRRRRSDLSPAAPAAS, encoded by the coding sequence TTGGGCCCTTCTCTCCGCTATGCGTCGCTGAGCGGTTATCTGGAGCTGTCCCAGTCGCTCGGCCTGGACCCGGCCGACCTGATGCACGGCGTCGGCCTGGACGTGATGGACCTGGCCCAGCCCGACAAGTGGGTGCCCGCCGGACGGGTCGCCCGGCTGCTCGAGCTGTCCGCCCGCGAGTCCGGCCATGACGACTTCGGCCTGCGCCTGGCCGAATACCGGCGCGCCTCGACCATCGGGCCGCTCAGCCTGGTGTTGCGCGCCGAGCCCACCCTGCGCAGCGGCCTCGACCTGCTGGTCCGCTACGAGCACAGCTACAACGAGGCCATCCGCATCCGGCTGACCGAGGCCAACGGCCTGGCCACCATCCGCACCTGGTTCGAGTTCGGCGAGCCCGCGCCCTCCCGCCAGGCGGAGGAGCTCGCCGTCGCGGTGCTGTACGCCATCCTGCGCCAGTTCCTCGGCGCGCAGTGGCAGCCGCTGGCGGTGTGCTTCGCCCACCCGGCGCCCGCCGTCCTCGACACGCACACCCGGCTGCTCGGCGGTCGCCTGCAGTTCGGGCACGGGTTCAGCGGCCTGGTCATCTACTCCCGAGACCTCGACGCGCCGAACCCGGCCGCCGACCCGGCCGCCCGCGCGAACACGCCCGAGCTGCTCCGGACGCTGGCGGCGCCGCGGGGCGCGTCCACCGCCGACCGGGTGCGGGAGATGGTCGAGGTGCTGCTGCCGACCGGCCGGTGCGCCGCCGACGAGGTGGCCCGCGCCATGGGCGTGGACCGCCGCACCCTGCACCGCCACCTGGCCGCCGCCGGCGAGACGTTCACGTCCATCGTGGACGGCACCCGCGCCGGGCTGGCCGAGCGCTACCTGTCGAACGACCGCTACCGGCTCACCGAGATCTCCGAGCTGCTCGGCTTCGCCGCGCCGAGCGCGTTCTCACGCTGGTTCCGCCTCCAGTTCGGCGACAGCCCCAGCGGCTGGCGCCGCCGCCGCTCCGACCTGTCCCCCGCCGCCCCAGCCGCCAGCTGA
- a CDS encoding quinone oxidoreductase has protein sequence MAKAVRFHQHGAPEVMRWEAVEVGAPGPGQVRVRHLAVGLNFADTYFRSGLYPSALPAGLGVEAAGVIEEVGAAVDGFAVGDRVTYTGSPLGAYSTERVMDVAPLIKLPDAIDCETAAAMTMRGLTSAYLLRRIAPLAPGDTVLLHAAAGGVGLIFTQWARLLGIDVIGTVSTDEKAEVAKAHGCTHTIVYPREDVAARVRELTGGAGVPVVYDSIGATTFQRSLDSLRRRGLLVCFGTASGAVPPIDAMQLAVKGSLFVTRPALADYIADPAERAELAGELFGHVAAGRIKIEINQRYALEDAVRAHHDLESGRSIGSSVFHLETTGR, from the coding sequence ATGGCGAAGGCCGTCCGTTTCCACCAGCACGGTGCGCCCGAGGTGATGCGCTGGGAGGCGGTCGAGGTCGGCGCTCCTGGGCCGGGCCAGGTCCGGGTCCGCCACCTCGCGGTGGGACTGAACTTCGCCGACACCTACTTCCGCAGCGGCCTCTACCCGAGTGCGCTGCCCGCGGGGCTCGGCGTCGAGGCCGCGGGCGTGATCGAGGAGGTCGGCGCGGCGGTCGACGGGTTCGCCGTCGGCGACCGGGTCACCTACACCGGCAGCCCGCTGGGCGCGTACAGCACCGAGCGGGTGATGGACGTCGCGCCGCTGATCAAGCTGCCGGACGCGATCGACTGCGAGACCGCCGCCGCGATGACGATGCGCGGCCTGACCTCGGCGTACCTGCTGCGCCGGATCGCGCCGCTCGCCCCGGGCGACACCGTGCTGCTGCACGCCGCCGCGGGCGGGGTCGGCCTGATCTTCACCCAGTGGGCCCGGCTGCTCGGCATCGACGTCATCGGGACCGTGTCGACCGACGAGAAGGCCGAGGTGGCCAAGGCGCACGGGTGCACGCACACCATCGTCTACCCCCGGGAGGACGTCGCCGCGCGGGTACGCGAGCTGACCGGCGGGGCCGGGGTGCCGGTCGTGTACGACAGCATCGGCGCCACCACCTTCCAGCGCTCGCTGGACTCGCTGCGGCGGCGCGGGCTGCTGGTGTGCTTCGGCACGGCGTCCGGCGCGGTGCCCCCGATCGACGCCATGCAGCTGGCGGTCAAGGGCTCGCTGTTCGTCACCCGGCCCGCCCTGGCCGACTACATCGCCGACCCGGCCGAGCGGGCGGAGCTGGCCGGGGAGCTGTTCGGCCACGTCGCCGCCGGGCGCATCAAGATCGAGATCAACCAGCGGTATGCCCTGGAGGACGCGGTGCGCGCCCACCACGACCTGGAATCCGGCCGCAGCATCGGCTCCTCGGTCTTCCACCTGGAGACCACCGGCCGCTGA
- a CDS encoding TauD/TfdA family dioxygenase — protein MQIIDETEPAPPVRRPSTIEVHPLTVHIGAELRNVSLAEASRDGELFAELKELLLRYKVLFLRDQDITRAEHVALAERFGPLEDHPVAGSDPEHPGLVRIYKDLDSPAEHYENAYHCDATWREAPPMGCVLRCVETPDVGGDTIWVNMAEAYRRLPDDVKARIAGLRARHSIEASFGANMPIDLRLALHERFPDAEHPVVRTHPETGEQVLFVNAFTTHLTNFHTPERVRFGFDYTPGGSELLNYLIRQAAIPEYQVRWRWTKNSFAIWDNRSTQHYAVQDYWPAVRKMERAGVIGDKTF, from the coding sequence ATGCAGATCATCGACGAGACGGAGCCGGCCCCACCGGTGCGGCGGCCCAGCACGATCGAGGTGCACCCGCTGACCGTGCACATCGGCGCCGAGCTGCGCAACGTCAGCCTCGCCGAGGCCTCGCGCGACGGCGAGCTGTTCGCCGAGCTGAAGGAGCTGCTGCTGCGGTACAAGGTGCTGTTCCTGCGGGATCAGGACATCACCCGCGCCGAGCACGTGGCGCTCGCCGAGCGCTTCGGCCCGCTGGAGGACCACCCGGTCGCCGGCAGCGACCCCGAGCACCCCGGCCTGGTCCGCATCTACAAGGACCTGGACAGCCCGGCCGAGCACTACGAGAACGCGTACCACTGCGACGCGACGTGGCGCGAGGCGCCGCCGATGGGCTGCGTGCTGCGCTGCGTCGAGACGCCGGACGTCGGCGGGGACACCATCTGGGTGAACATGGCCGAGGCCTACCGCCGGCTGCCCGACGACGTCAAGGCGCGGATCGCGGGCCTGCGCGCCCGGCACAGCATCGAGGCCAGCTTCGGCGCCAACATGCCGATCGACCTGCGCCTGGCGCTGCACGAGCGCTTCCCCGACGCCGAGCACCCGGTGGTGCGCACCCACCCGGAGACCGGCGAGCAGGTGCTGTTCGTGAACGCGTTCACCACGCACCTGACCAACTTCCACACGCCGGAGCGCGTGCGCTTCGGCTTCGACTACACGCCCGGCGGCAGCGAGCTGCTCAACTACCTGATCCGCCAGGCGGCGATCCCGGAGTACCAGGTGCGCTGGCGCTGGACGAAGAACAGCTTCGCGATCTGGGACAACCGCTCCACCCAGCACTACGCCGTACAGGACTACTGGCCCGCCGTCCGGAAGATGGAGCGCGCCGGGGTCATCGGCGACAAGACGTTCTGA